The Manihot esculenta cultivar AM560-2 chromosome 1, M.esculenta_v8, whole genome shotgun sequence genome has a window encoding:
- the LOC110625177 gene encoding probable protein S-acyltransferase 22 isoform X1: protein MRKHGWQLPYHPLQVVAVSVFLALGFAFYVFFAPFVGKKVFQYIVMGIYTPLITCVFGLYIWCAAADPADPGVFRSKKYLNVPHDGKHAQQKDSKLGVGGESTSSMHDANASTVEGKSPNKGSEVADATLKMSNTDFEQKNATSGNSSCLLWALFPCALICNLCGSLDESSSQQMSEDGMFYCSLCEVEVFKYSKHCRVCDKCVDCFDHHCRWLNNCIGKRNYRQFFTLMVSALLLLILQWTTGILVLVCCFLERKRFSVDISSKLGSSFSLVPFVIVVALCTILAMIATLPLAQLFFFHILLVKKGISTYDYIVALREQEQEQQGVGGQQSPQMSPASSLTGLSSASSFSTFHRGAWCTPPRLFVEDQFDVVPPETGSVSSLGKKTAREEPIRKKNSAAVKISPWTLARLNAEEVSKAAAEARKKSRILQPVVRREAPFGLEGVSSIDSNGHRMVPRPDNNRRRVNKRVRLPADIPMEPVTKVSGMAAETGFSGTSTNLAPLQLEARSAFQISRAMSSSPGVVASSPESSLESPDIHPFRVSSSGAEESRRLTGLSVAGAASHSGIPLSRSTSDGYEASGGEDSDRVPPRLVQRSTNWNLLFHPDQDESVVRLKASSSSSSQANNRKL from the exons ATGAGGAAGCATGGATGGCAACTTCCCTATCACCCCCTTCAG GTGGTGGCTGTTTCTGTGTTTCTTGCTTTGGGGTTTGCTTTTTATGTGTTCTTTGCTCCATTTGTTGGGAAGAAGGTATTTCAATATATTGTGATGGGAATCTACACTCCTTTG ATTACATGTGTCTTTGGCCTATATATTTGGTGTGCGGCGGCTGATCCTGCAGACCCTGGAGTTTTTAGGTCCAAAAAGTATCTCAACGTTCCACATGATGGAAAGCATGCCCAACAAAAGGATTCTAAACTAGGTGTAGGAGGGGAGTCAACTTCATCAATGCATGATGCAAATGCTTCCACTGTCGAGGGTAAATCTCCAAATAAGGGATCAGAGGTTGCAGATGCAACTCTGAAAATGTCCAATACTGATTTTGAGCAGAAGAATGCAACATCAGGAAATTCATCTTGCCTCCTTTGGGCTTTGTTTCCATGTGCTCTTATATGCAATTTGTGTGGTTCGCTTGATGAATCTTCATCACAACAGATGAGTGAAGATGGCATGTTCTATTGCAGTTTGTGTGAAGTTGAG GTTTTCAAGTACAGCAAGCACTGTAGAGTTTGTGATAAGTGTGTGGACTGTTTTGATCATCACTGCAGG TGGCTTAACAACTGTATAGGCAAGCGGAATTACAGACAGTTTTTCACCCTAATGGTTTCTGCTCTCCTCTTG CTTATTCTACAATGGACAACTGGAATCCTTGTACTTGTATGCTGTTTTCTTGAGCGGAAGCGATTCTCTGTGGATATCTCCTCCAAATTAGGAAGCAGTTTCTCTTTGGTCCCATTTGTTATTGTTGTG GCACTGTGCACCATTTTGGCTATGATTGCCACCCTGCCACTTGCTCAGCTTTTCTTCTTTCATATCCTCCTCGTTAAGAAG GGAATCAGCACATATGACTACATTGTAGCCCTAAGGGAGCAGGAGCAGGAGCAACAAGGAGTTGGAGGCCAGCAGAGCCCCCAGATGTCTCCTGCCAGTTCACTTACTGGATTGAGCAGTGCAAGCTCCTTTTCTACTTTCCACCGTGGCGCATGGTGTACACCACCTCGCCTGTTTGTGGAAGATCAG tTTGACGTTGTTCCTCCGGAGACTGGATCTGTCAGTTCCTTGGGAAAAAAGACAGCCAGAGAGGAGCCAATCAGGAAAAAGAACTCAGCAGCAGTAAAGATCAGCCCATGGACATTGGCCCGATTAAATGCAGAAGAGGTTTCAAAAGCTGCAGCAGAGGCAAGAAAGAAGTCCCGAATCCTGCAACCTGTGGTGAGACGGGAAGCCCCATTTGGGCTAGAAGGAGTCAGTAGCATTGACAGCAATGGCCACCGGATGGTCCCAAGGCCTGACAATAATAGAAGGAGAGTTAATAAGAGAGTACGCCTCCCAGCTGACATTCCTATGGAGCCTGTAACCAAGGTTTCTGGTATGGCTGCCGAGACGGGTTTCTCTGGGACATCAACAAATTTGGCTCCTCTTCAACTGGAGGCAAGAAGTGCTTTCCAAATTAGCCGAGCAATGTCAAGCTCGCCAGGAGTTGTCGCTTCTTCTCCAGAAAGCAGTTTAGAATCGCCTGATATCCACCCATTTCGCGTTTCATCATCAGGAGCTGAAGAGTCTAGGAGGCTCACAGGTCTATCAGTTGCAGGTGCTGCTTCTCACAGTGGAATCCCACTATCCAGGTCCACTAGTGATGGATATGAAGCATCCGGAGGGGAAGATAGCGACAGAGTGCCTCCTAGACTTGTCCAGAGGTCGACAAACTGGAACCTTCTCTTCCATCCTGATCAGGATGAGAGTGTTGTTAGATTGAAAgcatcatcatcttcatctAGCCAGGCTAACAACAGGAAGCTTTGA
- the LOC110625177 gene encoding probable protein S-acyltransferase 22 isoform X2, producing MHDANASTVEGKSPNKGSEVADATLKMSNTDFEQKNATSGNSSCLLWALFPCALICNLCGSLDESSSQQMSEDGMFYCSLCEVEVFKYSKHCRVCDKCVDCFDHHCRWLNNCIGKRNYRQFFTLMVSALLLLILQWTTGILVLVCCFLERKRFSVDISSKLGSSFSLVPFVIVVALCTILAMIATLPLAQLFFFHILLVKKGISTYDYIVALREQEQEQQGVGGQQSPQMSPASSLTGLSSASSFSTFHRGAWCTPPRLFVEDQFDVVPPETGSVSSLGKKTAREEPIRKKNSAAVKISPWTLARLNAEEVSKAAAEARKKSRILQPVVRREAPFGLEGVSSIDSNGHRMVPRPDNNRRRVNKRVRLPADIPMEPVTKVSGMAAETGFSGTSTNLAPLQLEARSAFQISRAMSSSPGVVASSPESSLESPDIHPFRVSSSGAEESRRLTGLSVAGAASHSGIPLSRSTSDGYEASGGEDSDRVPPRLVQRSTNWNLLFHPDQDESVVRLKASSSSSSQANNRKL from the exons ATGCATGATGCAAATGCTTCCACTGTCGAGGGTAAATCTCCAAATAAGGGATCAGAGGTTGCAGATGCAACTCTGAAAATGTCCAATACTGATTTTGAGCAGAAGAATGCAACATCAGGAAATTCATCTTGCCTCCTTTGGGCTTTGTTTCCATGTGCTCTTATATGCAATTTGTGTGGTTCGCTTGATGAATCTTCATCACAACAGATGAGTGAAGATGGCATGTTCTATTGCAGTTTGTGTGAAGTTGAG GTTTTCAAGTACAGCAAGCACTGTAGAGTTTGTGATAAGTGTGTGGACTGTTTTGATCATCACTGCAGG TGGCTTAACAACTGTATAGGCAAGCGGAATTACAGACAGTTTTTCACCCTAATGGTTTCTGCTCTCCTCTTG CTTATTCTACAATGGACAACTGGAATCCTTGTACTTGTATGCTGTTTTCTTGAGCGGAAGCGATTCTCTGTGGATATCTCCTCCAAATTAGGAAGCAGTTTCTCTTTGGTCCCATTTGTTATTGTTGTG GCACTGTGCACCATTTTGGCTATGATTGCCACCCTGCCACTTGCTCAGCTTTTCTTCTTTCATATCCTCCTCGTTAAGAAG GGAATCAGCACATATGACTACATTGTAGCCCTAAGGGAGCAGGAGCAGGAGCAACAAGGAGTTGGAGGCCAGCAGAGCCCCCAGATGTCTCCTGCCAGTTCACTTACTGGATTGAGCAGTGCAAGCTCCTTTTCTACTTTCCACCGTGGCGCATGGTGTACACCACCTCGCCTGTTTGTGGAAGATCAG tTTGACGTTGTTCCTCCGGAGACTGGATCTGTCAGTTCCTTGGGAAAAAAGACAGCCAGAGAGGAGCCAATCAGGAAAAAGAACTCAGCAGCAGTAAAGATCAGCCCATGGACATTGGCCCGATTAAATGCAGAAGAGGTTTCAAAAGCTGCAGCAGAGGCAAGAAAGAAGTCCCGAATCCTGCAACCTGTGGTGAGACGGGAAGCCCCATTTGGGCTAGAAGGAGTCAGTAGCATTGACAGCAATGGCCACCGGATGGTCCCAAGGCCTGACAATAATAGAAGGAGAGTTAATAAGAGAGTACGCCTCCCAGCTGACATTCCTATGGAGCCTGTAACCAAGGTTTCTGGTATGGCTGCCGAGACGGGTTTCTCTGGGACATCAACAAATTTGGCTCCTCTTCAACTGGAGGCAAGAAGTGCTTTCCAAATTAGCCGAGCAATGTCAAGCTCGCCAGGAGTTGTCGCTTCTTCTCCAGAAAGCAGTTTAGAATCGCCTGATATCCACCCATTTCGCGTTTCATCATCAGGAGCTGAAGAGTCTAGGAGGCTCACAGGTCTATCAGTTGCAGGTGCTGCTTCTCACAGTGGAATCCCACTATCCAGGTCCACTAGTGATGGATATGAAGCATCCGGAGGGGAAGATAGCGACAGAGTGCCTCCTAGACTTGTCCAGAGGTCGACAAACTGGAACCTTCTCTTCCATCCTGATCAGGATGAGAGTGTTGTTAGATTGAAAgcatcatcatcttcatctAGCCAGGCTAACAACAGGAAGCTTTGA